A stretch of Phaeodactylum tricornutum CCAP 1055/1 PHATR_bd_9x21 genomic scaffold, whole genome shotgun sequence DNA encodes these proteins:
- a CDS encoding predicted protein encodes MSIPPDGGLGHEDLVFILTVGSHAQSHPKQTCTIAYDGTSACKESSNDDDVNRQAINAGMTVSSALSDSTCGLYLAPSTIPGAGVGIFTAVEKQIGDTVGRGDICIPVIDMYWHADGITQPFSDYFWSGDTMGMSHETDSDDVEALCPGLDCAINCHLALVNVEKAVPVYDDFGALHRSRDPGTGAFSPYHNGTTYVSRHIPAGGELFKFYGDHWFQTRPHVFGLIPLSEDYETAEDMNEKMVLLLQRALGTRDGVNVSSGNNLLEDWFGLLQKINAGAFESRTLNALPQSWADATLAAKDTISALHQPSATRDVAWLEKHGRCIDHVEPRTSTIVPQAGRGAFAVRSLLRDQVITTTPLLHVADADFFNLYNVTSMFDENDNEHYQKHVDTVVGSQILLNYCFGHEETTVILCPYGSGINYINHDATLANVKIRWAVDFDVVHDDEVVQSWTVEDLENDTKPRLALDYFATRDIEPGEELLLDYGAVWEEAWREHVDTWQPYNGVVDAISYGSATTMNEVARETPLRTQDEQRFDPYPGNLQIRCHYALKNTINREEAYVFHWRDTDYGYACHILDRFIEDNKDWYTVELELTVDPDAETAVRTERTDVPRSAMQFFPAPGTSDLQLPNAFRHLIGLPDELLPPQWRNL; translated from the exons ATGTCTATTCCACCGGACGGCGGGCTTGGACACGAAGACCTTGTGTTCATTT tgaccgTCGGTTCTCACGCACAGAGCCATCCGAAGCAAACGTGCACAATTGCCTATGATGGTACTTCCGCGTGTAAAGaaagcagcaacgacgacgatgtcaATCGGCAAGCAATTAATGCGGGAATGACTGTCTCTTCTGCTTTGTCGGATTCCACCTGTGGCTTGTATTTGGCACCCTCCACCATTCCTGGTGCAGGCGTGGGGATATTTACGGCGGTGGAGAAGCAAATTGGGGATACGGTAGGACGTGGAGATATTTGCATTCCCGTCATTGATATGTACTGGCACGCCGACGGCATCACGCAACCCTTTTCGGACTATTTCTGGTCCGGAGACACCATGGGCATGTCGCACGAAACCGACTCGGACGACGTTGAAGCACTCTGTCCGGGGTTGGACTGTGCCATCAACTGTCATCTTGCACTCGTTAACGTGGAGAAAGCCGTCCCCGTCtacgacgactttggagcGCTACACCGATCCCGCGATCCTGGAACCGGCGCCTTTTCCCCGTACCACAACGGAACCACCTACGTGTCCCGACACATTCCAGCGGGAGGAGAATTGTTCAAGTTCTATGGGGATCACTGGTTCCAAACAAGACCTCATGTTTTTGGCCTGATCCCACTTTCGGAGGATTACGAAACGGCGGAAGACATGAATGAAAAAATGGTGCTGCTACTGCAACGAGCTTTGGGTACCCGCGATGGCGTCAACGTCAGCAGTGGCAACAATCTGTTGGAGGACTGGTTTGGTTTGCTACAGAAAATTAATGCCGGTGCCTTTGAATCGCGCACCCTCAATGCCTTGCCCCAGTCTTGGGCCGACGCCACGTTGGCCGCCAAAGACACAATATCCGCCCTACACCAACCATCCGCGACGCGGGATGTGGCCTGGCTGGAAAAACACGGACGATGCATAGATCATGTAGAACCGCGAACGAGTACCATCGTACCGCAAGCCGGGCGTGGAGCGTTTGCCGTGCGAAGCTTGCTGCGTGACCAAGTCATCACCACCACGCCTCTGCTGCACGTGGCGGATGCTGATTTCTTCAATCTGTACAATGTCACCTCGATgtttgacgaaaacgacaatgAACACTATCAGAAACATGTTGACACTGTGGTGGGATCCCAGATCCTTTTGAACTATTGCTTTGGACACGAAGAGACGACCGTTATATTGTGTCCTTACGGATCCGGTATCAACTACATTAATCACGACGCAACACTCGCCAATGTAAAAATCAGATGGGCGGTCGATTTTGACGTCGTTCACGACGATGAAGTTGTACAATCATGGACggtggaagatttggaaaacgATACTAAGCCACGTCTTGCCTTGGATTACTTCGCAACGAGGGACATCGAGCCCGGTGAGGAACTCTTACTTGACTACGGCGCCGTATGGGAAGAAGCGTGGCGGGAACACGTCGACACATGGCAGCCGTACAATGGGGTCGTGGATGCTATAAGCTACGGTAGTGCCACCACAATGAATGAAGTCGCCCGCGAAACCCCACTGCGGACGCAAGACGAACAAAGGTTCGATCCGTATCCaggcaatttgcaaattcGGTGCCATTACGCTCTCAAGAATACCATAAATCGCGAGGAGGCCTACGTTTTCCATTGGCGGGACACTGATTACGGCTACGCATGTCACATTCTTGATCGGTTTATTGAAGACAACAAGGACTGGTACACGGTCGAGCTGGAATTGACGGTCGATCCCGACGCCGAAACCGCTGTAAGAACAGAGCGAACGGATGTACCCCGATCGGCGATGCAATTTTTCCCGGCCCCCGGAACGAGTGATTTACAGTTGCCCAACGCTTTTCGACACTTGATCGGTCTACCGGACGAACTTCTTCCCCCGCAATGGCGCAACTTGTAG
- a CDS encoding predicted protein — MSNLQILSKFTVGGQELQNRVVLAPLTRARCTPTEDPLDTVSRTPNDLMATYYEQRASAGLIITEATAVSEEGYGWLNSPELRTEAQMEAWKKIVDKVHAKGSKIYVQFWNMGRQAHSSFHVESQRVVSASDIPMADSFKVKTSTFEDVPPETPVPLTVDEIQSVVADYVHGAKLACQAGFDGIEIHSANGYLIDQFLQSKTNKRADQYGGSMENRFRFLKEIVQGVVDSGAYPSNRIGFRISPNGVFGDMGSEDNAQMFTFVAAEMSKLKVAYLHLMDGLGFGYHGLCPAVTAADIRKVFDGPIICNVGLTKEIAEGMIRSGAADLACFGRLYISNPDLVERFANDWPLEPEAAYQHWWQHVGAKGYTDWPTYKPSEEDSDDAQNDE, encoded by the exons ATGAGCAATCTGCAGATACTTTCCAAGTTCACCGTTGGTGGACAGGAGCTACAGAACCGTGTCGTTCTGGCCCCTTTGACCCGCGCTCG CTGCACACCTACCGAAGATCCGCTCGATACCGTCTCCCGGACACCGAACGACCTCATGGCGACTTACTATGAACAACGTGCGTCGGCGGGTCTCATCATTACGGAAGCCACTGCCGTTTCTGAAGAGGGCTACGGCTGGCTCAACAGTCCAGAGCTTCGTACCGAAGCACAAATGGAAGCATGGAAAAAGATCGTGGATAAAGTACACGCCAAGGGATCCAAGATTTATGTCCAATTTTGGAATATGGGTCGACAAGCCCATTCGTCTTTTCACGTCGAATCCCAACGCGTAGTTTCGGCGTCCGACATTCCCATGGCCGACTCTTTCAAGGTCAAGACATCAACCTTTGAAGATGTACCGCCCGAAACACCCGTTCCCTTGACGGTGGACGAGATTCAAAGTGTGGTCGCAGATTACGTACACGGTGCCAAACTCGCTTGTCAGGCAGGCTTTGACGGAATCGAGATCCACTCCGCCAACGGATATTTGATTGATCAATTCTTGCAGTCCAAGACCAACAAACGCGCGGACCAATACGGCGGAAGCATGGAAAAccgctttcgctttttgaaGGAAATTGTGCAAGGTGTCGTGGACAGCGGAGCCTACCCCTCGAATCGGATTGGCTTTCGAATCTCGCCCAACGGAGTCTTTGGAGACATGGGTAGTGAGGACAACGCCCAGATGTTTACCTTTGTGGCGGCCGAAATGAGTAAACTCAAGGTGGCCTACCTGCATCTTATGGATGGTCTCGGCTTTGGATACCATGGATTATGTCCGGCAGTTACGGCTGCCGATATCCGTAAAGTCTTTGACGGTCCCATTATTTGCAACGTTGGACTTACGAAAGAAATTGCCGAAGGGATGATTCGCTCGGGTGCCGCTGATCTGGCCTGCTTTGGACGTTTGTACATTAGCAATCCCGATCTGGTCGAACGTTTCGCCAATGACTGGCCTCTAGAACCTGAAGCTGCTTATCAGCACTGGTGGCAACACGTTGGCGCCAAAGGTTACACCGATTGGCCAACGTACAAGCCATCCGAGGAAGATAGCGACGACGCTCAGAACGACGAGTAG
- a CDS encoding predicted protein, whose translation MTFTSICTATPHNANDLTEPLLPQGSGVKAPPASAVIGRNGEDDRDPDTTIVESNESYHKDDTDDPACSCTISMGLDRDKLPHQHQHKYRYKQSHTNSGDVSVVTCQDTTFLLLIFPALIAIQFGIVFWSISNNNNTTNSESTSVPKITVALVDHWPVVNATIALFAISTWLYRLTLQECRVTNVVLLLVPEILLNIVLGLVLFGQALWGFTVLLVSLLALCSLVVLHGVYQLFCDTRDVDDVVELRDDEMYHGEQPKVNDKKPESQDEEEDYGYYCRCHAIVC comes from the coding sequence ATGACCTTTACTTCCATTTGTACCGCAACACCCCACAACGCGAACGATCTGACGGAACCCCTTCTACCCCAAGGATCCGGCGTAAAGGCGCCGCCCGCAAGTGCCGTCATCGGTAGGAATGGGGAAGACGACCGCGACCCAGACACAACGATTGTAGAAAGCAACGAATCCTACCACAAGGACGACACCGACGATCCAGCGTGTTCCTGTACCATTTCCATGGGTTTAGATCGCGACAAGCTCCCCCACCAGCACCAGCACAAATACCGGTACAAGCAGTCACACACAAACAGTGGCGATGTTTCCGTGGTGACTTGTCAAGATACAACGTTCTTGTTGCTGATCTTTCCGGCGCTGATTGCCATTCAATTCGGAATCGTCTTTTGGTCGAtttcgaacaacaacaacaccactAACAGTGAATCGACCAGCGTGCCCAAGATTACCGTAGCGTTGGTTGATCACTGGCCCGTCGTGAACGCCACTATTGCGCTCTTTGCCATTTCAACCTGGTTGTACCGTCTGACCTTGCAGGAATGTCGAGTTACCAACGTTGTCTTGTTGTTGGTCCCCGAAATCTTGCTCAACATTGTGCTGGGTCTCGTCTTATTTGGACAAGCTCTGTGGGGATTTACAGTGCTCCTCGTATCGCTTTTGGCGTTGTGTAGTCTGGTGGTTCTGCATGGGGTCTACCAGCTGTTCTGTGATACGCGtgacgtcgacgacgttgtcgaaTTGCGTGACGACGAAATGTATCATGGCGAGCAGCCAAAAgtcaacgacaagaagccAGAAAGCCAggacgaggaggaggacTATGGCTACTATTGCCGATGCCACGCCATCGTTTGCTGA
- a CDS encoding predicted protein has translation MEDVDDRKAEYTYEELLDRVVDLLQANNPDLVEKKRTRIKPPQLQLLSSKKTLWVNYQEICSMMQRDPLHVYQFFMAELGTEGSMDGNQRLIIRGKYLSKYIESLLRKYVIEYVTCEMCRSPNTDLVKNQASRLYFCTCRDCGSSRSVAPIRSGYHATSRADRRAARNAKG, from the coding sequence atggaagatgTTGATGACCGCAAGGCCGAGTACACGTACGAAGAACTCCTGGATCGGGTCGTGGATTTGCTGCAAGCCAACAATCCAGACTTGGTTGAAAAGAAGCGGACCCGCATCAAGCCTCCGCAACTCCAGCTGTTGTCCAGCAAGAAGACTCTCTGGGTTAACTACCAAGAGATCTGCTCTATGATGCAGCGCGATCCTCTGCATGTTTACCAATTCTTCATGGCAGAACTTGGGACCGAAGGTTCCATGGACGGAAATCAGCGTCTCATTATTCGAGGCAAGTACCTCTCCAAGTACATTGAAAGTCTACTGCGGAAATACGTCATCGAATACGTGACGTGCGAAATGTGCCGTTCGCCCAATACTGATCTCGTCAAAAATCAAGCCTCTCGTCTCTACTTTTGTACCTGCCGCGACTGCGGGAGCTCCCGATCCGTAGCCCCCATTCGGTCCGGGTACCACGCCACCTCTCGCGCCGATCGTCGGGCTGCCCGAAACGCCAAGGGTTAA